From the Amycolatopsis thermoflava N1165 genome, one window contains:
- a CDS encoding MlaE family ABC transporter permease, which produces MTAPVTAARNAVGEFGKLFGLALDIVVAMFKRPFQFREFVQQFWFVASVSILPAALVSIPFGAVITLQLGGLTSQLGAESFNGAASVLAVIQQASPIVTTLVVAGAGGSAICAELGSRTIREEIDAMEVLGVSPIQRLVVPRVLAAMAVAVLLNGMVSFVGVTGGYVFNVLLQGGTPGAFLASFSALAQLPDLWVGEVKAVIFGFLAGLVASYRGLHPKGGAKGVGDVVNQSVVITFLLLFFVNFVISVIYLRVVPAKGA; this is translated from the coding sequence ATGACCGCCCCCGTCACCGCCGCCCGCAACGCCGTCGGCGAGTTCGGCAAGCTCTTCGGCCTCGCGCTGGACATCGTCGTCGCGATGTTCAAGCGGCCCTTCCAATTCCGCGAGTTCGTGCAACAGTTCTGGTTCGTCGCGAGCGTGTCGATCCTGCCCGCCGCCCTCGTCAGCATCCCGTTCGGCGCCGTGATCACGCTCCAGCTCGGCGGCCTCACCAGCCAGCTGGGCGCCGAGTCGTTCAACGGCGCAGCCAGCGTCCTTGCCGTCATCCAGCAGGCCAGCCCGATCGTCACCACCCTCGTCGTCGCCGGGGCGGGCGGCTCCGCGATCTGCGCGGAACTAGGGTCACGCACCATCCGCGAGGAGATCGACGCCATGGAGGTCCTCGGCGTCTCCCCGATCCAGCGACTCGTGGTGCCGCGGGTGCTCGCCGCGATGGCCGTCGCCGTCCTGCTGAACGGCATGGTCAGCTTCGTCGGCGTCACCGGCGGCTACGTGTTCAACGTGCTGCTGCAGGGCGGCACCCCGGGCGCGTTCCTCGCCAGCTTCTCCGCGCTGGCGCAGCTGCCCGACCTGTGGGTGGGCGAGGTCAAGGCGGTGATCTTCGGGTTCCTCGCCGGGCTCGTCGCCTCCTACCGCGGTCTCCACCCGAAGGGCGGCGCCAAGGGCGTCGGCGACGTCGTCAACCAGTCCGTCGTCATCACGTTCCTGCTGCTGTTCTTCGTGAACTTCGTGATCAGCGTGATCTACCTGCGCGTCGTGCCTGCGAAGGGAGCCTGA
- a CDS encoding MlaE family ABC transporter permease — protein MNGLVRLGDQLAFYLRALAWAPRTLTRYGREVVRLLAEVAFGSGALAVIGGTIGVMVGMCVFTGTVVGLQGFSALDQLGTSAFAGFLSAYFNTREIAPLVAALALSSTVGSGFTAQLGAMRISEEIDALEVMAVRSMPYLVTTRIIAGFVAIIPLYVIGLLTSYLAARTITVTVYGQSGGTYDHYFSLFLPPEDVLWSFAKVMVFSVAIILTHCFYGYRAGGGPAGVGVAVGRSVRTSIVVVSVLDFFLSLAIWGATTTVRVAG, from the coding sequence ATGAACGGCCTGGTGCGACTCGGCGACCAGCTCGCGTTCTACCTGCGCGCCCTCGCCTGGGCGCCGCGCACCCTCACCCGCTACGGCCGCGAGGTGGTCCGGCTGCTCGCCGAGGTCGCGTTCGGCAGCGGCGCGCTCGCCGTCATCGGCGGCACCATCGGCGTGATGGTCGGCATGTGCGTGTTCACCGGCACCGTCGTCGGCCTGCAGGGTTTCTCCGCGCTCGACCAGCTGGGCACGTCGGCGTTCGCCGGGTTCCTCTCGGCCTACTTCAACACCCGCGAGATCGCCCCGCTGGTCGCCGCGCTCGCGTTGTCCTCCACCGTCGGCTCCGGGTTCACCGCCCAGCTCGGCGCGATGCGCATCTCCGAGGAGATCGACGCGCTCGAGGTGATGGCCGTGCGCAGCATGCCCTACCTGGTGACCACCCGGATCATCGCCGGGTTCGTCGCGATCATCCCGCTGTACGTGATCGGCCTGCTCACCTCCTACCTCGCGGCCCGCACGATCACCGTCACCGTCTACGGCCAGTCCGGCGGCACCTACGACCACTACTTCAGCCTGTTCCTGCCGCCCGAGGACGTGCTCTGGTCGTTCGCGAAGGTGATGGTGTTCAGCGTCGCGATCATCCTCACCCACTGCTTCTACGGCTACCGCGCCGGCGGCGGGCCTGCCGGGGTCGGCGTCGCGGTGGGACGCTCGGTGCGCACCTCGATCGTCGTGGTCAGCGTGCTCGACTTCTTCCTCAGCCTGGCGATCTGGGGCGCCACCACGACCGTGCGGGTGGCGGGATGA
- a CDS encoding MCE family protein has translation MSEQRRRLVFGALGLVFIALLGAMGWFAVAIYGKTFSSAVPVVLRAERAGTQLKENADVKVRGVLVGSVRSIDVKPGWVDVELAMDPDRIHDIPANVSARLLPKTLFGQRYVSLVIPPAPAPRALSAGAVIQEDRSTQAVEVEQALRDLLPVLQTVQPQKLASTLGAVSQALEGRGPELGTTLVSLGDYLGRLNPEVPELRTAITKLADTVHTYSTAAPDLVDAMADLRTTATTLTRQQQDLAALFTTVTAAGDDAHGFLDANDDTLVDLSADSRPVLDLLAEYSPEIPCVADAAARLKPVVERALGVGTAEPGLHVDLTVRPPKPGGAPPPAADGPRCPTAGSAAPGADTPAAQRFLAELLAPVLGERPSEIPGWSGLLMNPLLRGAEVTLK, from the coding sequence ATGAGCGAGCAGCGCAGGCGCCTGGTGTTCGGCGCGCTCGGCCTGGTGTTCATCGCGCTGCTCGGCGCGATGGGGTGGTTCGCGGTCGCGATCTACGGCAAGACGTTCAGCTCCGCGGTCCCGGTGGTGCTGCGCGCCGAGCGGGCGGGCACGCAGCTGAAGGAGAACGCCGACGTCAAGGTCCGCGGGGTGCTCGTCGGGTCGGTGCGCTCGATCGACGTCAAACCCGGCTGGGTCGACGTGGAGCTGGCGATGGACCCGGACCGGATCCACGACATCCCGGCGAACGTGTCCGCCCGGCTGCTGCCGAAGACGTTGTTCGGCCAGCGTTACGTCAGTCTGGTGATCCCGCCCGCGCCCGCGCCGCGCGCGTTGTCGGCCGGCGCGGTGATCCAGGAGGACCGCAGCACGCAGGCGGTCGAGGTCGAGCAGGCGCTGCGCGATCTGCTGCCGGTGCTGCAGACCGTGCAGCCGCAGAAGCTCGCGAGCACCCTCGGCGCGGTGTCGCAGGCGCTGGAGGGCCGCGGCCCCGAGCTGGGCACGACCCTGGTGTCGCTCGGCGACTACCTGGGCAGGCTCAACCCGGAGGTGCCGGAGCTGCGCACCGCGATCACCAAGCTCGCCGACACCGTGCACACCTACTCCACCGCCGCGCCGGACCTGGTGGACGCGATGGCCGACCTGCGCACCACCGCGACCACCCTGACCCGGCAGCAGCAGGACCTCGCCGCGTTGTTCACCACGGTCACCGCCGCCGGCGACGACGCGCACGGCTTCCTCGACGCCAACGACGACACACTGGTCGACCTGTCCGCGGACAGCAGGCCGGTGCTCGACCTGCTCGCCGAATACAGCCCGGAGATCCCGTGCGTCGCCGACGCGGCCGCCCGGTTGAAGCCGGTCGTCGAGCGGGCCCTGGGGGTGGGCACGGCCGAACCCGGCCTGCACGTGGACCTCACGGTGCGGCCGCCGAAACCGGGCGGCGCCCCGCCGCCCGCGGCGGACGGACCGCGGTGTCCCACGGCCGGGTCGGCCGCGCCGGGGGCGGACACCCCGGCGGCGCAGCGGTTCCTGGCCGAGCTGCTCGCCCCCGTGCTGGGGGAGCGGCCGTCCGAGATCCCCGGCTGGAGCGGACTGCTGATGAACCCGCTGCTGCGTGGCGCGGAGGTGACGCTGAAATGA